DNA from Microbacterium sulfonylureivorans:
GACGCGTCGCTGCGCAACGGCGCCGACGAGCGCCGCGCCGAGCGGCGCATGCTCGAAGAGGTCGACACACTCTGGCGCACCGCGCCGCTTCGGCCCGAGAAGCCGTCGCCGACCGACGAGGTGCGGGCGGTCATGGCGGTCTTCGACGAGACCCTCTACACGGCCGTCCCGCACGTCTACCGCCGCGTCGACGACGCGCTGCAGGGACCGGCGGCGGGCGGGCGCGCTCCTGTCGTGCGCCCGTTCGTCCGGATCGGCTCGTGGGTCGGCGGCGACCGCGACGGCAACCCGTTCGTCACGGCGTCCGTCACCCGCAAGGCGGCGAAGATCGCGAGCGAGCACGTGCTGCTGGGGCTCGAGCGCACGACCAGCCGCATCGGTCGCACGCTGACGCTGGATGCCGCGACCACGCCGCCCAGCAGCGCGCTCGTCGTGCTCTGGCAGCGACTCTCGGCCGCCGACGAGGACGCCGCGGACGAGATCGCGAAGCGCTCGCCCAACGAGCCGCATCGCCGCATCCTGCTGCTGCTCGCACGCAAGCTCGCAGCCACCCGCGAGCGCAACGCCGACCTCGCGTACCGCGACCCCGAGCTCTTCATTTCCGACCTGCGGGTCGTGCAGGACTCCCTCGTTCAGGCGGGCGCCGCGCGCCAGGCCTACGGGCACCTCCAGCAGCTGCTGTGGCAGGTGGAGACCTACGGGTTCCATCTGACCGAGCTCGAGGTGCGCCAGCACTCCGCCGTCCACGCCAAGGTGCTCGCCGAGCTCGACGCCGGCGGCGCCCGATCGGAGCAGACCGAGGAGGTGCTCGACGTCTTCCGCTCGGTCGGGTTCCTCCAGGAGCGCTATGGCCCGCGCGCGGCCGGTCGCTACATCGTGTCGTTCACGCAGTCGGCGGACGACCTCGCGGCGGTGCATCGCCTCGCGCGCTATGCCGTCGGGCCCGAAGGGGAGGTCCCGGTCCTCGACGTCATCCCCCTCTTCGAGACATTCGCCGACCTGCAGGCCGCGCCGCGCATCCTCGCCGAGATTGTCGAGCATCCCGAGTTCGCCGCACGTCTGGACGAGACCGGGCGGCGGCTGGAGGTCATGCTCGGCTACTCCGACTCGTCGAAGGACGTCGGCCCCGTCGCCGCCAACCTCGCGCTGTACGAGGCCCAGGCGGCGATCGCGGCGTGGGCCCGCGAGAGCGGGATCGAGCTCACCCTCTTCCACGGTCGAGGCGGCGCCCTCGGCCGCGGCGGCGGGCCGGCGAACTCGGCGATCCTCGCCCAGCCGCCGCACTCGGTCGACGGGCGCTTCAAGCTCACCGAGCAGGGTGAGGTGATCTTCGCCCGGTACGGCGACCCCGCGATCGCGATGCGGCACATCGACCAGGTCGCCGCCGCCATCCTCCTGGCGTCGTCGCCGTCGAACGAGGAGCGAAACCGCGCGGCCGCCGAGCGGTACGCTGCGGTGGCCGCGACGATGGATCAGGCATCCCGCGACCGGTTCTTCTCCCTCGTGAAGGCGCCCGGCTTCGCGCCGTGGTTCGCCCGGGTGACGCCCATGGAGGAGATCGGCCTGCTCGCCCTCGGATCACGACCGGCCCGACGCGGACTCTCGGTGGAGTCCCTCGAAGACCTGAGGGCGATTCCGTGGGTCTTCGCGTGGACGCAGGCGCGCATCAACCTCGCCGGCTGGTTCGGGCTCGGCACGGCGCTCGAGGCTGTCGGCGACGAGCCGCTGCTGCAGCGCGCGTACGACGACTGGCCGCTGTTCCGGACGCTGATCGACAACGTCGCCATGAGCCTCGCGAAGGCCGACGACCGCATCGCCCGGCTCTACCTCGAGCTCGGAGACCGCGACGACCTCGCCGCACTCGTGCGCGACGAGATGGCCCTCACCCGTTCGTGGGTGATCACGATCACCGGCGGCACCGAGCTGCTCGCGAACAAGCCGGTGCTGCAGCGGGCGGTCAAGATGCGCAGCCCCTACGTCGATGCACTGTCGCTCCTGCAGCTGCGGGCGCTCCGTGCGCTCCGCGATGCCCCCGAGGGCGCGCCGATCGACCCCGAGCAGCAGCGCCTGCTGCTGCTGTCGGTCAGCGGAGTCGCCGCCGGTCTGCAGAACACCGGCTGAGCCGGCACGCTCCGGCCCATGCGGACGGGTGGGCGATTCGGCCATCCGGACTCCGGGATGCCGGATCTGCGCACAGGAACGGATGGACGGGGCCGCCCTCGCCGCGGTGCCGGCCGACACGCGCGCGGCTCGGCCGCGCTCAGGGTCCGCGGGGCTACCGTGTCGGCATGGCACGGATCGTCGTGGCCGAAGTATGTCCCGTGTGCGGGTCGCTCGATGTGCGGGCGACCGAGCCGCGGTGGTTCCGCGTCGAGTTCGCCCGCCGCGGCGATCTCGACGACGGCTGGGTCGAGCGCCTCGAGTTCGAGTGTCGCGACTGCCGCCTCGTCTGGGACTGAAACGGCCGGAGGTTCGCGGATGCCGCGGCCGCGGCATCCGCGATCGTCGATGGCTGCGCGGGCGCGGCGGTGCTCGTCAGTCGACGCGGCGGTCGTCGATGTGGCGGGCGAGGCTGCGGCCGTACCGCTCGGTGAGCTGCACCATCAGGTCGGGCGTCTCGCGGTCGAGTCCGAACACGTAGCCGGGGAAGTCGAGCTCGCGCTGGGCGGCCCAGATCTCCTCGTGACGGTCCGGCGGGAGGATCTGCAGGGGATCGCCGACCGCGACCCAGCCGATCGGCACGACGGACTCCGCGGGCAGCGTCGTCCGCAGGTGGACGACCGCGTTGATGCGCACCTCGCTGCGTTCCCCGATGCGTGCGCCGTTGAACACGCGTGTGCCGGTCGCGAGGAAGACCTCGTCGCCGACGGTCGCGCCCGACACGCTCGCCATCGGACCGACGAGGACGTGGTCGCCGATATGGACGGGATTGGTGGACGTCGCACGGATCAGCGCGTTCTCCATGACGATCACGTTCGCACCGAGGGTGATCGCGCCGCCCTCGGCGGTGATGACGGCGCCGTGCAGCACCTGGCAGTCGGCGCCGATCTCGACGTCGCCGCTGATCACCGCGGTTGCCGCGATCACGGCATCGGGATGGATCCGGGGCTGGGCCCCGAGGTGCTCGAACCGCATCGTTCGCTCCGTCCTCGTCGGTGGTTGTCAGCGTAGTGCGGCGCGTGCAGACGACGGGACCGGATGTCGGAAGCCCTCCCTAGTGTCGAACTTATGTACGAATCCCTCCTCGACGATGCACCCGGCTCCGAGCGGTACGTCGAGGAGGATGCGATGTGGGACGACGCTGCGACCGACGACGGGGTCGACGCCGCCGCGAACCATGGCGCCGCCATGGCCGAGCTCGAAGCGACCACCTACCACGCACGCGTCGCATTCGCCGAGCAGTACCGGGTGATCGCGCAGGTCGTTCGCGAGGCGGAGGAACAGCCCGAGGTCTGGGTCGGCGCCGACCCGACACTCGAGCCCGCGTGGTGCGATGCCCGTGGCCGCACCACGACGACCGTCCGGCGGGACCGAATCGAGATCGCCGTGCGTGCGGCGGTTGCCGACATGGCGGTGAGGCTGCGCCTCGCCGAGACGACGGTGCGCACGCGCGCCGCACATGCCGAGACGCTGCGCCGGCGGTGCCCGCGCGTGTGGGCCGGCTTCCTGGGCGGCATCGTCCCCGAGCCGAACGCGATCGCCGCCGCACGCCTCGCCGACTCGCTCCCCCACGACGAGCCCGGCCCCTGGGCGCAGTTCGACGGAAGGATCGTCGGGCCTGCCGAGCGGCTCGCGCCGGCGCGTTTCCGCACGTCTGCGCGGGCGATCCGCGAGCGCGTACACTCCGAGTCGCTCCAAGCCCGGCACGAGCGTGCGGTCGCCGACCGCGGCGTCTGGCTGACGCCCGAGCTCGACGGCATGGCGACTTTGACCGCGCTCCTGCCTGCGGCGTCCGCGCACGCGCTCAGGGGGCGCCTGGATGCCGCGGCCCGCCACCTGCGTTCGGCCGACGACGAGGAGCGCACGCTCGCGCAGCTGCGAGCTGATGTGCTGGGCGACCTGGTGCCGGGTGGATCCATGGAGTCAGCCCCGCTTACTCGGGCGACCGTTTCGGTGACCGTGCCGGCGCTGTCGCTTCTGGGGGCGAGCGCCGAACCCGCGATCCTCGACGGCTACGGCCCGATCGACCTCGAGACGGCGAGCCGGTTGGCTGGTTCGGCGACCTCGTGGACGCGGATACTCACCGACCCTCTGTCGAGCCGGGTGCTCGACGTCGATCGCGCGGTGTACCGCGTACCAGCCGATCTACGTCGCCGGCTCGGGCCGGCGCATCCGACCTGCGTCTTCCCGGGGTGCGGCCGGTCCTCGGCCGACTGCGACCTCGACCACACCGTCGACTGGCAGTACGGCGGCCCGACGTCAGCCGACAACCTCGCGCCACTGTGCCGACCGCACCATCGGCTGAAGCACGAGTCGCTCTGGGAGTTGCATCGCGCGACCGGGACGCTGTCGTGGACGAGCCCGACCGGTAATGTCACGGACGCCGACCCGCCGCCGTTCTGACCGGCGCGCACGAAGGACGGCTCGCGGCGGAACGTGCGCCAGCGCGTGCGTGAGGATGGTGGCATGCCTGCGATCGCCCTGCGCCCGTGGCTGCCGACGGATGCGGAGGCGCTTCAGCGTGCGTTCCTCTCTACTCCGGACCTCGACACGCAGCTCGGCGGCGCCGATCTCTCGAGCGCCGCGAGCGCCCGCGTCTTCCTCGCAGAGTCTCTCTCCCACGGCGACTCGCGCCGCAACTGGGCGATCGTCGCGGATGGCGTGGCTATGGGGAACGTCGGACTCTCCGCCATCGAGCACCGCCACGACACGGCGTGGGCGTACTACGGGCTCGCCGAGTCGGCACGCGGGAAGGTCTGCGCGGCGGCAGCGCTCGCGGAGGCCGCGGACTGGGCCTTCGAGAACGACGTCTTCCGCATCGAGCTCGGGCACCGCGTGAACAACCCGGCGTCGTGCGCCGTGGCTCGACGAGCCGGCTTCATCGCCGAGGGCATCGAGCGGCAGAAGCTGCGGTACGGCGACCGGCGCTTCGATGTCGAGCTCCATGCACGGCTTCGCAGCGACCCGGTGCCGGAGCGGCACGGAATGGACGTGACGATCCTCGACTGACGGTCGGACGCCCGATCTCGCGACGTCTCGCCGCCACCGTGTCGGCCCGCGACTTCGCGCTACGCCCCGGACTTCTCCGCGCCCGACGTCGCCGTCGCCTCCGCGCCCTCCGGCTTCGGGGCCGGCCAGAGCTGATCGAGCAGCTGCGCGACCCAGGCGATGAGATCGGCATCCGACACCCGTTCGCCGCCGGCCGTCGGAAGCGGCACGACCAGGGCCTCGCCGCCCGAGAGCAGCTTCGCCTTCGGGTGAAGCCG
Protein-coding regions in this window:
- a CDS encoding phosphoenolpyruvate carboxylase yields the protein MRELTQTEAIDLVGRFEAEQEIPERMRADVRMLGSLLGRVLRESGSPGLYDDVERLRIATIQAYTDETPEAFARAAAIADSLSVARADEVARAFTAYFHLVNLAEEHQRVRILRERDGRPDREQATDSVAAAFVRLAAEVGDDTALERLQAMRFHPVFTAHPTEARRRAVSSSIRRLATLLEEHDASLRNGADERRAERRMLEEVDTLWRTAPLRPEKPSPTDEVRAVMAVFDETLYTAVPHVYRRVDDALQGPAAGGRAPVVRPFVRIGSWVGGDRDGNPFVTASVTRKAAKIASEHVLLGLERTTSRIGRTLTLDAATTPPSSALVVLWQRLSAADEDAADEIAKRSPNEPHRRILLLLARKLAATRERNADLAYRDPELFISDLRVVQDSLVQAGAARQAYGHLQQLLWQVETYGFHLTELEVRQHSAVHAKVLAELDAGGARSEQTEEVLDVFRSVGFLQERYGPRAAGRYIVSFTQSADDLAAVHRLARYAVGPEGEVPVLDVIPLFETFADLQAAPRILAEIVEHPEFAARLDETGRRLEVMLGYSDSSKDVGPVAANLALYEAQAAIAAWARESGIELTLFHGRGGALGRGGGPANSAILAQPPHSVDGRFKLTEQGEVIFARYGDPAIAMRHIDQVAAAILLASSPSNEERNRAAAERYAAVAATMDQASRDRFFSLVKAPGFAPWFARVTPMEEIGLLALGSRPARRGLSVESLEDLRAIPWVFAWTQARINLAGWFGLGTALEAVGDEPLLQRAYDDWPLFRTLIDNVAMSLAKADDRIARLYLELGDRDDLAALVRDEMALTRSWVITITGGTELLANKPVLQRAVKMRSPYVDALSLLQLRALRALRDAPEGAPIDPEQQRLLLLSVSGVAAGLQNTG
- a CDS encoding gamma carbonic anhydrase family protein; the protein is MRFEHLGAQPRIHPDAVIAATAVISGDVEIGADCQVLHGAVITAEGGAITLGANVIVMENALIRATSTNPVHIGDHVLVGPMASVSGATVGDEVFLATGTRVFNGARIGERSEVRINAVVHLRTTLPAESVVPIGWVAVGDPLQILPPDRHEEIWAAQRELDFPGYVFGLDRETPDLMVQLTERYGRSLARHIDDRRVD
- a CDS encoding HNH endonuclease signature motif containing protein, with product MYESLLDDAPGSERYVEEDAMWDDAATDDGVDAAANHGAAMAELEATTYHARVAFAEQYRVIAQVVREAEEQPEVWVGADPTLEPAWCDARGRTTTTVRRDRIEIAVRAAVADMAVRLRLAETTVRTRAAHAETLRRRCPRVWAGFLGGIVPEPNAIAAARLADSLPHDEPGPWAQFDGRIVGPAERLAPARFRTSARAIRERVHSESLQARHERAVADRGVWLTPELDGMATLTALLPAASAHALRGRLDAAARHLRSADDEERTLAQLRADVLGDLVPGGSMESAPLTRATVSVTVPALSLLGASAEPAILDGYGPIDLETASRLAGSATSWTRILTDPLSSRVLDVDRAVYRVPADLRRRLGPAHPTCVFPGCGRSSADCDLDHTVDWQYGGPTSADNLAPLCRPHHRLKHESLWELHRATGTLSWTSPTGNVTDADPPPF
- a CDS encoding GNAT family N-acetyltransferase, producing the protein MPAIALRPWLPTDAEALQRAFLSTPDLDTQLGGADLSSAASARVFLAESLSHGDSRRNWAIVADGVAMGNVGLSAIEHRHDTAWAYYGLAESARGKVCAAAALAEAADWAFENDVFRIELGHRVNNPASCAVARRAGFIAEGIERQKLRYGDRRFDVELHARLRSDPVPERHGMDVTILD